The sequence TCCTTTGGGTAACCCGGGCCGGCGGCCCCGAGTGGCTGAAGGACACCGGCCTGGCCCTCGATGAGGGCCTGTTTCTTCGGGTGCGGGACACGCTCCAGTCGGAGAACGACGACAGCATTTTTGCAGCCGGCGATATTGCCAACGTGGTCAACCACCCAAGGGAAAAGGCCGGTGTCTTTGCGGTCCGACAGGGGCCTCCCCTTGCCGACAACCTGAAGCGCCTTGCCCTGGGCAAGGCTACCAAGGATTTTCATCCCCAGAAAAAATGGTTGGCGTTAATCAGTACTGGTGACAAATACGCCGTTGCCTCCCGCGGCAATATGCAATTTGACGGCGCCCTCGTCTGGCGCTGGAAGGACTGGATCGACCGTAGGTTCATGAAGAAGTTCAATGACCTGCCGGAAATGGCCGATGAAGCCAAACTTCCCGATACTGCGGCGGCCCAGAACCCGGAAGAAGCTTCTCAGGCCATTTCAGCCGTGGCCATGCGTTGTGGCGGCTGTGGCGCGAAGGTTGGCAGTACTGTGCTGTCTCGTGCACTCGGGGAACTCAAGCCGATCGAGCGCGACGATATCATCATCGGCCTGCATGCCCCCGACGATGCGGCCGTTCTCCGGGTTCCTCCTGGCAAGGCCGTCGTCCATACCGTCGATTTTTTCCGGGCGTTTATCGACGATCCCTACGTGTTCGGCCGGGTTGCGGCCAATCACAGCCTCGGTGACGTCTTCGCCATGGGCGCCGAAGCCCAGAGCGCGACCGCCGTCGCGACCGTACCCTACGGCATTGAATCGAAGGTCGAGGATGTCGTCTACCAGATGATGTCCGGTGCCGTGGACGTCTTGAATGAGGCCGGGTGCGCCCTCGTGGGTGGCCACACAGGCGAAGGCAAGGAACTGGCTCTGGGATTTGCCGTAAACGGTCTCATTGATCCTGATGAAGTCATGAGCAAGGGCGGATTACGAGCCGGCGACGTTCTTGTGCTCACCAAGCCGATTGGCACCGGCACGCTGTTTGCCGCTCATGCCCGGCTTGCGGCCAGGGGGCGATGGATCGACAGCGCCCTCACCTCCATGATCCAGTCCAACAAACTCGCGGCGGAATGCCTGAGACGCCACGGATCCCGTGCCTGCACTGACGTTACCGGCTTCGGCCTGCTCGGACACCTGGTGGAAATGACGCGCCCCTCGGGCGTTGACGCGGAGCTGGATCTATCGGCGATCCCGATACTGCCGGGGGCGGAAGAAACCGCGGCCGCCGGCATCCTTAGCTCTCTCCAGCCTGCCAATATTCGCCTGCGCCGCGGTATTCGGGACCAGGAGAAGTGGGTCAAACATCCCAGGTACCCCCTGATCTTTGATCCGCAAACAGCGGGCGGGCTGCTCGCCAGTGTGGCAGCAGATCAGGCCGAAGCCTGTGTGCGTGAACTGAAATCCCTGGGTTACCCGCACACCGCCATCATCGGCCGGGTGCTTCCACAGGATATGGAAGGGGCGATCGAACCCATCTCACTGAAGGATTGATGGCCCGAACGGAGCGCTCAGCTACTGCAAGCAGCGCGGCCTTGAACAGCCAGCTGCAACGCCTTCTCCAGGGACCGTTGTTCGTTCTCCGGCGTGAAACGGGGAGCAACCTCGGCCACCTGGGCCGACAAGCGCCCCAGAAACCCCGGTTCGGACTCAGCACGACTCAGTAGGCTGGCAAGTGAAACCTCATCCCGGGCCGGGAAGTAACCTTCGTAGTCCTCGCCCAGCAGGCCGCGGTTGCCCGGAATGTCCGAGGCGAGTATGGGCAGCCCCGCCCGACAGGCCTCGGAGACGACATTGGCACCGCCCTCCATTACCGAGCTGATCACCATGAGCTGGCACCGCGCCATCAGGGCCCGGGTCTCTGCCTGGTCGAGTTCACCGAGCCATTCGAAACGAGGGTTCTGCGCTACCTCCTGCTCGACCATCGCTTGCCACTCCGCGTTGTGCGGTTTGCCAGCACAGAGCACCCGGAGTTTCGAATTATCAGGCACAAGCCGAGCGGCCACAGCGGTACGGAGGGAATCCTTCTCCTCACGCAGGTGGCCGATCACACAGACATCGAATGAACTGTCATTACGGTTGGCCGAACCCGGTCTCGGAACCGCGTCAGCGGACTGAAACAGGGTAATCAGCTTATTGGTGAATTCCGGCGGAATATCTCCGGCCACCCGGTCGTGCAACCCGATCAAGACATCGGCCGCCGCCATGGAAGCCCGCGTGGGAAGTGGGTATTCCCTCTGGTGGCGGTAAATGTCGGTTCCGGTCAACGCCAGAATCAGGGGTGCCTGTGGCCAGCATTTCCGAAACACCTGGATAGCATCGTGGCTGCGCCAGGCGTGGAGAGCAATAAAGGCATCGCAGGGCTCCCCGGCATAGTCGGTCACCACCGTGACCTGATGTCCGGCTTGTCCGAGCAGGTTGGCCCAGCGTTCTGCGGTTGCCCGATTTCCCGCACGGGATCCGGGAGGC is a genomic window of Marinobacter sp. F4206 containing:
- the selD gene encoding selenide, water dikinase SelD; translation: MRTPDQPVLRDIVLIGGGHSHVGVLKRFAMNPVPGVRLTLICRDTHTPYSGMLPGYVAGHYTYDDVHIDLSRLAEFAGARFYRDEAVGIDREQKRVLCRGRPDVPYDILSINIGSSPRVNEVEGAADHAVPVKPITGFNNRWLALLSRIENHDGPLSIAVVGAGAGGVELTLAMQFRLTKELRQRGKDPDQLHFHLFDAANEILPTHNPKVREVFRKTLSDRGVKVHLGSPVSRVQDGLLLTESGESLQTDEVLWVTRAGGPEWLKDTGLALDEGLFLRVRDTLQSENDDSIFAAGDIANVVNHPREKAGVFAVRQGPPLADNLKRLALGKATKDFHPQKKWLALISTGDKYAVASRGNMQFDGALVWRWKDWIDRRFMKKFNDLPEMADEAKLPDTAAAQNPEEASQAISAVAMRCGGCGAKVGSTVLSRALGELKPIERDDIIIGLHAPDDAAVLRVPPGKAVVHTVDFFRAFIDDPYVFGRVAANHSLGDVFAMGAEAQSATAVATVPYGIESKVEDVVYQMMSGAVDVLNEAGCALVGGHTGEGKELALGFAVNGLIDPDEVMSKGGLRAGDVLVLTKPIGTGTLFAAHARLAARGRWIDSALTSMIQSNKLAAECLRRHGSRACTDVTGFGLLGHLVEMTRPSGVDAELDLSAIPILPGAEETAAAGILSSLQPANIRLRRGIRDQEKWVKHPRYPLIFDPQTAGGLLASVAADQAEACVRELKSLGYPHTAIIGRVLPQDMEGAIEPISLKD
- the senB gene encoding selenoneine biosynthesis selenosugar synthase SenB — encoded protein: MKIIMITPAPPGSRAGNRATAERWANLLGQAGHQVTVVTDYAGEPCDAFIALHAWRSHDAIQVFRKCWPQAPLILALTGTDIYRHQREYPLPTRASMAAADVLIGLHDRVAGDIPPEFTNKLITLFQSADAVPRPGSANRNDSSFDVCVIGHLREEKDSLRTAVAARLVPDNSKLRVLCAGKPHNAEWQAMVEQEVAQNPRFEWLGELDQAETRALMARCQLMVISSVMEGGANVVSEACRAGLPILASDIPGNRGLLGEDYEGYFPARDEVSLASLLSRAESEPGFLGRLSAQVAEVAPRFTPENEQRSLEKALQLAVQGRAACSS